Proteins encoded by one window of Shewanella avicenniae:
- the rplI gene encoding 50S ribosomal protein L9 produces the protein MNVILLDKIANLGNLGDQVSVKAGYARNYLLPQGKAVVANAENVKVFEARRAELEAKVAAELAAATERAAKISALEAVVIASKAGDEGKLFGSVGTRDIADAVTAAGVELAKSEVRLPLGALRNTGDFEVEVQLHGEVNAIVKVTIVAEA, from the coding sequence ATGAACGTTATTCTGCTTGATAAAATTGCGAACCTGGGCAACCTGGGTGATCAAGTTTCAGTTAAAGCTGGCTACGCTCGTAACTACCTGCTGCCTCAAGGCAAAGCAGTTGTAGCTAACGCTGAAAACGTAAAAGTTTTCGAAGCTCGTCGCGCTGAACTGGAAGCTAAAGTTGCTGCTGAGCTGGCTGCTGCTACTGAACGTGCTGCTAAAATCTCTGCTCTGGAAGCTGTTGTTATCGCTTCTAAAGCTGGTGATGAAGGCAAACTGTTCGGTTCAGTAGGTACTCGTGACATCGCTGATGCTGTAACTGCTGCTGGCGTTGAATTGGCTAAATCAGAAGTTCGTTTGCCACTGGGCGCTCTGCGCAACACTGGTGACTTCGAAGTTGAAGTTCAACTGCACGGTGAAGTTAACGCGATCGTTAAAGTAACTATCGTTGCTGAAGCTTAA
- the rpsR gene encoding 30S ribosomal protein S18 produces the protein MARYFRRRKFCRFTAEGVTEIDYKDIATLKNYITESGKIVPSRITGTSAKYQRQLARAIKRARYLSLLPYTDLHQ, from the coding sequence ATGGCACGTTATTTCCGTCGTCGTAAATTCTGCCGTTTCACTGCTGAAGGTGTAACGGAGATCGATTACAAAGATATCGCTACTCTGAAAAACTACATCACAGAAAGCGGTAAAATTGTTCCTAGCCGTATTACCGGTACTAGCGCTAAATATCAGCGCCAACTGGCTCGCGCTATCAAACGCGCTCGTTATCTGTCTCTGCTGCCATACACTGATTTGCATCAGTAA
- the priB gene encoding primosomal replication protein N, which produces MTTNHLVLAGRILRSRRFDSPAGIHHTVLQLEHKSLKTEADMQRPVYCVMQVILSGERFERLTDKLKAGVDIQVSGFIALQQSRNGQNRLVLHAENVELKN; this is translated from the coding sequence GTGACCACCAATCATTTGGTGCTAGCAGGGCGCATTCTTCGTAGCCGAAGATTTGATAGTCCAGCGGGTATCCATCACACAGTGTTGCAACTTGAGCATAAGTCTCTGAAAACAGAGGCGGACATGCAAAGACCTGTTTACTGTGTCATGCAAGTGATTTTGAGTGGTGAGCGTTTTGAACGCTTAACAGACAAGCTGAAGGCAGGTGTGGATATACAAGTTTCAGGATTTATCGCATTGCAGCAAAGCCGCAATGGTCAGAACCGCTTGGTATTACACGCTGAAAATGTCGAATTGAAAAATTAG